The stretch of DNA CTGCTGCTAGTGTTTTATTGGAAAGCAAACTGAATACTTCAAATTTTTCTGTTATGCCAGACAAAAGTATTCATCTATATGATTATGTTGAAAATGCCGGAAAAGTATCAGCGTTGCTAAGTGCAAATAACATTACGATTTATCAGTTAGCACAATCTGGAGATAGTCTTGAAACTTATTACACTAATTTGATAGGAGGGTGCCAAAATGATTAACCATTTTAAAGCTGAATTTTATAAATTGCGTCACTCAAAGATATTGATAACTATATTAGGCGTATGTGCGGCGGTTATAATGGTCTCTTTTGCACTTGGTGACATGACTTTTTTTGGAGCCGGAGATGGAACAGAAAGTGTAATCGGATTTCAAGCTAAGTGTTATCTATCTAGTGAAATACCAACGTTTCAAACTGTTGCCCGCTCATCTCTTGCATATACAGCCTTTTTCTGGATTATTGGCATTTTATTTGCAACCATATTTTTTACAAAAGAATATAATACGGGTACAATCAAATTATCTGTTGCATACGGCACTAAACGAACTATTCTCTACTACACCAAAGCGATTACAATATTGGTGGTGTCTCTGATAACGTATCTGATTTTTGTAGCTACATTTTTCGTTATTGAAATCATACAATCCGGTTACATTCCAACTGCGAGTGAAGTAATAAACCTTTTGGGATGGGCTCTTGCTTGCGGAACGGTTTTATTAGCATTAGAAAGCATTTCTATTTTTTTATGTGTCGTTATTCAAAATACAGGGATTGTAACAGGGATTTGCTGCTTATATGTATTCAGTGGAGCGTCTGTTTACTTAATGCTATGGAGTGATATGGAGACGGTTTCAATACCCTTAAAATTTTTTGTATATGGAAATCCTATGTACTATTGGATGAATTTCAGCTCTTGTCGCACAATGGGTATTATTGAGCATTTACCATTCTATTTCATAGGGTGCATTTCTCTTTTGATTGTTGGCGGTCTTATTATGATTAGAAAAGAAATCAAGTAAAAGGGAGGTAGAATATGGGTTGGGCGATTATGTTTCTTGTTCTGATAGCATTGGTCATTATCCTTTCAATTTCTTTAATTAACTGGAAAATACAGATATATAAAGTAATCGTCCAACTAAATGCTATTCTGAATAGAAAAACGAAAAAGTTAGTTACAGTGTCTTTATCTGATAGGCGGTTAGAGCATTTGGTTGAAATCATAAATCAGATTGTATCAAAAGATAATATTTATCTGGGCGAAATTCAAAAAAAGGAGAATGAATTAAAAGAGAATATTTCTTGCCTTTCTCATGATTTACGGACACCACTAACTTCCATTCGCGGATATTTGCAACTTCTATCAAGTGCGCCTGATGAAAAAAGAGCGGAATATATTTCAGCATTATCCGGAAAAGCATTGAGATTAGAACGTCTCATAGATGACTTTTATCAAATCTCTCTTTTAGAAGCAGGACAATATCCATTTTACTATGAAAAGGTTGAGCTATGCTCATTGCTTACTGAAATCCTGCTAGACAATTATTCGATTTTCAGCGTTAATGGAATTGAACCCCAAATAGAAATACCTAATATGGACATCTATCTTAATGCTGACAGAAAGGCGTGTATTCGCATTATACAAAATCTTATATTCAATGCGGTAACATCCACTACAAATAATGTTGTAATTCAACTAATTAATATCGCAGATTCTGTACAACTCTGTATTAAAAATCCTGTTGCATCTATTCCTACAGAAGAATATTCAAAACTGTTGGAACGCTTTTATGTAGCAGATGTTTCAAGAAGTAATGGTACGTCTGGACAAGGACTTTACATTGTGAAAAAGCTATTACTTATGATGAATTGTACAAATCCAATAATTGAAATACATGACCATAATTTTATGATTACGATTGATTTTTCGCCCTTACTCATAAAGAAATAATCTGCCGGACGACGGCAAAAGAAAAAAAGCCGTCGCAAAGCAGAGGTATTTTCACGCGCCATTTCTAAATTACGGCGGCTTTGATTTTCAGAGCCGCCGTTTCTTTTTGCCTATCGGCAAGTCTACGACGACCCTAACACCGTGTAAATCCACGGCGGCATATAGGAGGATTGCCGCCGTGTCTATGCTTGCCTTTTTTCACAGTACCCATGACCTGCACCAGCTAAAAAAAGCCTGTTCCCAGCAGCGGAGCAATGCGGTCAGAAGTATGCACTATACCATGTAACTAAACAGCAAAATATACTCTATTACGCTCGTATGGCTTTATGCCGTCCGGGCGCTTTTTTGTCCCTGTGGAGCCGGAACATCGGGTCAGCATGGCTCGAACTTTATCCCCAGTGCCGTTCTCCGCCGCCCCCATTCAGATTTACCAAAAAAATCTGAATGGAGGAAAGGCAGATGGAAGTTACCATCAATTATAACGGACAAGCTGTGGCCGTGGAGGTTACGCTGGAAGTCTATGAATTTCTTGACCGGGCCGATCATAAAACGGAGAACCTGTTCCATGAACAGCGGCGGCATTGGGACGGGCGGGAGTTTGACGAGTACATAGCTTTTACCGAGGGCGTGGGCGTTTACAGTGAAACGCCGGAGGAATACCTTTGCCGCATGGAAACGCTGCATGAGCTGATGGCTGTTCTGGACACCTGTACCGAGGCCCAGCGCCGCCGGTTCCTGCTCTATGCGCTTGACGGGCTGAGCCTTGCAGAGATTGGTGTGCTGTGCGGCTGCTCCAAAGTGGCTGTGTATCAAAGTGTGGAGGCGGTCAGAAAAAAATTTATAAATTTCTTTGAGAACAGGCTTAACGAATGACCTGTTTTCGGGCTACCAAGTGAAAGGGATCATTTCCCTTATCTCGGCGAGGGGCGGACAGCGGACGAGCTGTCCGCCTCTCCGATTTTCAGGAGGTAAGCCTATGAAAACAATCAATCTGCGGTGGATGTATCCCCACTACCGGCATGACGAGTTTGTGGATGTTACGGACGAGGTATGGGCAGCGATGTATCAGGCCAAGCGGGAGATGGAGAACTATGAGCGTCGGAAAGTCTACCACCGCGCCTACTACTCTCTGGACGCATACAGCTGGCTGGAAAATTACGCACTGGAACACAGCAGATCGCCGGAAGATATTTTGCTGGAACGAGAAGAAATGACCACCCGCCTATACCTGATTGCAGCTCTGCCGGTGGCTCTGGCTCATGCCACTCCGACACAGGC from Blautia sp. SC05B48 encodes:
- a CDS encoding ABC transporter permease translates to MINHFKAEFYKLRHSKILITILGVCAAVIMVSFALGDMTFFGAGDGTESVIGFQAKCYLSSEIPTFQTVARSSLAYTAFFWIIGILFATIFFTKEYNTGTIKLSVAYGTKRTILYYTKAITILVVSLITYLIFVATFFVIEIIQSGYIPTASEVINLLGWALACGTVLLALESISIFLCVVIQNTGIVTGICCLYVFSGASVYLMLWSDMETVSIPLKFFVYGNPMYYWMNFSSCRTMGIIEHLPFYFIGCISLLIVGGLIMIRKEIK
- a CDS encoding sensor histidine kinase; the protein is MGWAIMFLVLIALVIILSISLINWKIQIYKVIVQLNAILNRKTKKLVTVSLSDRRLEHLVEIINQIVSKDNIYLGEIQKKENELKENISCLSHDLRTPLTSIRGYLQLLSSAPDEKRAEYISALSGKALRLERLIDDFYQISLLEAGQYPFYYEKVELCSLLTEILLDNYSIFSVNGIEPQIEIPNMDIYLNADRKACIRIIQNLIFNAVTSTTNNVVIQLINIADSVQLCIKNPVASIPTEEYSKLLERFYVADVSRSNGTSGQGLYIVKKLLLMMNCTNPIIEIHDHNFMITIDFSPLLIKK
- a CDS encoding RNA polymerase sigma factor → MEVTINYNGQAVAVEVTLEVYEFLDRADHKTENLFHEQRRHWDGREFDEYIAFTEGVGVYSETPEEYLCRMETLHELMAVLDTCTEAQRRRFLLYALDGLSLAEIGVLCGCSKVAVYQSVEAVRKKFINFFENRLNE